One window of Siniperca chuatsi isolate FFG_IHB_CAS linkage group LG15, ASM2008510v1, whole genome shotgun sequence genomic DNA carries:
- the zfyve26 gene encoding zinc finger FYVE domain-containing protein 26 isoform X2, producing MHPFGCEAETSLQDLFEYFKRCLQHGEWELANACVPQLVNSTGGHSENLRDIIKAIVCHPYALKWESVGSPHKLAWFWLQVLEKWTDEQIPPHIRRELEFLLLLEELGSEGIPETVLKELHQAFLATQSEQKVPEGSRTTDAAVESCLRTLLEKKKPRLAQSLAYFLQEQSCTEAHTLQHTFIQHLMKELGKRERRLEKVEEWVEEIYTVLSVMPWSSRRSSGQLEALCEALWAARDGPLKEERILSSLLRPRCDALISVYCSTALRLQRDHLLRSAPDTQVDLPEAEKLALSLCCHKDRPSIWKTIYFECLSSGKHFLEQVLVTALDLIKHEEFSELKNLLQLEFQPLCRLLLLLGWTQCRSLSSAQTLLSILHREQAPANDSVLQEFANLLSSQLGILEWCKNNNPGICMEALLAQLHTLDNHSALYILHSLTPLAQFEERKILDLLQQLPNSPGTEDTEAVSTLSPGVQRNTVLFQGFCAMKYAIYALCVNAHKYSNCTECESMQQHQHQPSEAEMDQNQTSKGCHLLFQHYLSECQLYLEAVPAMFRLELLENIFSLLFLSTADFAQQIPKDTNLNQNTGNATQSECLSDTRNTSVELGTKAKTDEVEYSRKENQKLHISSPTAAHRSHLDLGHFIQGCTGFVVDVTAMEGFLKLLKEGLEGMCVVGQQEGQEAGRALPREAEAAESLGCSVTAETFGACLQRLSKRTAEAQWRLQIITSNQGSGSGSESPLQMSTVSCPVTSLGRSKSSSLRRRKRPGRHATERQTSMEKHNGEVSTSASDGGGGTAAGCVELEVCPCGGPHSWLVPAMLSSPESLLMSCIRRGNFMEAHQVSQVFDLGASASCGELVFMERYKEVLVELGRVEQKMESQSMSSSSSSSEGLGTAAVSGTGRSRLGSSGRLTLQAIGSAAAAGVAFYSISDIADRLLSTPAHPMPSLEEGYWLSCCTSDPCGLLYTLLEELSPAAMAAFDLACCHCQLWKTSRQLLDTAERRLNSSLEARGVRVDPKVPHSEGICGFPMVLQQINKILNHSATNKGSVKTEAAGDDQVFASPFGCCIQEVLLCCHPILSEESIAARLSLAQRLETTLHILSTATDGTEGSVGSALLALLVEQASLKQSDLEAHPVRSSMKQLLRSLDQLCPLEPDGDLARPDYVRSFLDYVNTLASVLVRSLGSEDQSSEVKLGNPLLVLLQAPFQLLSHLLFDRQVPPDRVLSLLQQEGLRLSVQQVIVQRCCETLPVWISCPGDEKDSCQAKKDDGVFGVASLSVLLQQHAQEHMSTLAITEPHSDVSSESEASGEDNSATPMNLSTSPTSLSTSPPSHSSSSSSNSFLLTPSALSFLKSRSPLLATVACLSACKGETARTQSSGWSGYFRSGRKEIVLDGEQISREADNLLKEFPILRAYLHTMAEPVLGTLLSEEGSAGLGAVVCGKPLVSLLLSGPQEEVAQAVAAEAFQKALCSRDLGQALSLLELYGQGCSQEGALRDRLLACAALEDGDEGIGQLFRVQDANLRARVTLQALERWPLSACLELLEFCLNDPSTETLLRTDLELKKKELDIYHWMLNLQPPLPWATWQELRTESKTNSESMLSMMVEAKEFALCAQWVELYPLSDQLRLQLQTEHLLHLLEKGETDEAFQLLEGLSDFVVGLDICERALDRRPGLAACHFLADYLTLHFQRQVSPARRQHIHALHLGSKVLLTLPPASRQDYFPLLSEPLLMLEQLLMNLKVDWADMAVRTLRSLLVGQQAGFGAEDIDKLLADYACKALDFSCAPRERTRSDSVISLQDALMQCPAQDSNSLSSNRIESPPSSTGSTPTHTPSANSTNRERDRSSAGRKRSSPAKFQPPDQPPARKDWVPDTQQHVCMVCQRERFTMFNRRHHCRRCGRLVCHACSEHKMPVEGCPGDEVRVCDQCYAYFHPDSDNELEPAEVAGSPVVTEEALDGMLHLPEVVHRQIQLSTNPAENQLLRSEFYYEQAPSAYLCVAVLSLHSDQTACGHQLISHCRSLSRKLTNPEVDACLLTDIMRQLLFSAKLMFVKVGRSQDLALCDSYISKVDVLKILVTANYKYIPSLDDILETSAVTRLRNQLLEAEHYQLAVEVSTKSGLDPGGVWQAWGMASLKAGNLSGAREKFSRCLKAPVDRNQLNLGPLLLQEVVQHLETNVQPTLATSIGEDILASLRELEDALCEVGPVDRPEGQTQSSNLHQESLYYLNAYGTHLALISFYMRHDCMTEALTYLFNKDCPEEVFLEGVLQPSLERGHLGMLQGILEKRDPGLETCSRYLIASCQFLQRRGYYHTLYQLQQFMMDHVRAAMTCIRFFTHGASSYLQLGEQQRWLVRAKEHLRTYLQEQQARGAGRRKSQVNSFRKTMSSSDISRHMNTIELQLEVTRFLHRCETAASSKAPQTSTPSSKSPGSSSPPTLFGGSPMKVEVACKVMLGGKNIEEGFGIAYRVIQDFQLEAQAVYVRAGQRLVRQRQYGAVRQLLKCVGESGTATKNDCDALILSCVSIADKGPADAKELESLILETKNTESKIKAYLLCSKLRPAYLLAVKLEPSRAGPFVQDVLQAAEGAQDSVMQNICRQWLSEHHNKSSQQRQGRPNAR from the exons GGAGGAGATATACACCGTCTTGTCTGTGATGCCATGGAGCTCCCGCAGAAGCAGTGGGCAGTTGGAGGCGCTGTGTGAGGCACTGTGGGCAGCCAGAGATGGCCCCCTGAAAGAGGAGAGGATCCTGAGCTCGCTGCTTCGCCCTCGGTGTGATGCTCTCATCTCTGTGTACTGTTCCACCGCTTTGAGACTTCAGAGGGATCATCTGCTGAGGAGCGCGCCCGACACACAAG TGGACCTTCCTGAAGCAGAGAAGCTGGCCCTCAGTTTATGTTGCCACAAGGATCGTCCATCCATTTGGAAGACCATTTATTTTGAGTGCCTTAGTAGTGGGAAGCACTTCCTTGAGCAGGTCTTG GTTACTGCACTTGACCTAATTAAACACGAGGAGTTTTCTGAGCTGAAAAACTTACTGCAGTTGGAGTTCCAGCCTTTGTGTCGTCTGCTGCTTCTCCTGGGATGGACTCAGTGTCGCAGTCTGAGCTCGGCTCAAACACTGCTCAGCATCCTTCACCGAGAGCAG GCACCAGCCAATGACTCTGTTCTGCAGGAGTTTGCTAATCTTCTGTCCTCTCAGCTTGGAATACTTGAAtggtgtaaaaacaacaatcc AGGGATTTGTATGGAGGCATTGCTGGCACAGCTTCACACTCTGGACAATCACTCTGCCCTCTATATTCTGCATTCCCTGACTCCTTTGGCTCAGTTTGAAGAGCGTAAGATACTGGATCTGCTGCAGCAACTGCCAAATTCACCAGGAACAG AAGACACTGAGGCCGTCAGTACTCTCAGTCCCGGTGTGCAGAGGAACACAGTTTTGTTCCAGGGGTTCTGTGCCATGAAGTATGCCATCTACGCTCTCTGTGTAAATGCACATAAATACTCAAATTGCACAGAGTGCGAGTCCATGCAGCAGCACCAGCATCAGCCCTCTGAAGCAGAAATGGACCAAAATCAAACCTCAAAGG gttgccATTTGTTGTTCCAGCACTACCTGTCAGAGTGTCAGCTCTATCTGGAGGCCGTGCCTGCAATGTTCCGCCTGGAGCTCCTGGAGAACATCTTCTCCCTTCTCTTTTTGTCCACCGCTGACTTTGCACAGCAGATCCCAAAAGACACAAACTTGAATCAGAACACAGGAAATGCCACTCAGTCAGAATGTTTATCAGATACAAGAAACACAAGTGTAGAATTGGGAACCAAAGCAAAGACAGATGAGGTTGAGTACAGCAGGAAAGAGAACCAGAAGCTGCATATAAGTTCACCAACAGCAGCCCACCGTAGTCACCTGGACCTGGGACACTTTATCCAGGGCTGCACGGGGTTTGTGGTCGATGTGACGGCCATGGAGGGTTTTCTGAAGCTGCTGAAAGAAGGGTTGGAGGGCATGTGTGTGGTGGGCCAGCAGGAGGGACAGGAGGCGGGGAGAGCGCTGCCTCGAGAGGCCGAGGCTGCGGAGAGCCTTGGCTGCTCAGTGACAGCTGAGACATTCGGGGCTTGCCTGCAGAGGTTGTCCAAACGCACTGCAGAGGCCCAGTGGAGGCTGCAGATCATCACTAGCAATCAGGGCAGTGGAAGTG GTTCAGAAAGTCCTCTCCAGATGTCAACGGTCAGCTGTCCTGTCACTTCACTGGGACGCAGCAAGAGCTCAAGCctgaggagaaggaagagacCAGGGAGACATGCTACAGAGAGACAAACCTCCATGGAGAAACACAATGGAGAAGTTAGCACGAGCGCATCAG atgGTGGAGGAGGGACAGCAGCAGGTTGTGTGGAATTAGAGGTTTGTCCATGCGGAGGTCCCCACAGCTGGTTGGTCCCTGCCATGTTGTCCTCTCCTGAGTCTCTACTCATGTCCTGCATTCGCAGAGGGAACTTCATGGAGGCACATCAG GTGTCTCAGGTGTTTGATCTGGGGGCGTCTGCCAGTTGTGGTGAGCTGGTGTTCATGGAGCGCTACAAAGAAGTACTGGTGGAGTTGGGACGGGTGGAGCAGAAGATGGAGAGCCAGTCTATgtcttcatcctcatcctcctcagaGGGTTTGGGGACAGCAGCTGTGTCAGGCACAGGGAGGAGTCGGTTGGGTAGCAGTGGGCGATTAACCCTGCAGGCCATTGgaagtgctgctgctgcag GTGTTGCTTTCTACTCCATCTCAGACATAGCAGACCGTCTCCTCAGCACCCCTGCTCACCCGATGCCCTCACTGGAGGAAGGCTACTGGCTGAGCTGCTGCACTTCAGACCCCTGTGGCCTCCTTTACACATTGCTGGAGGAGCTCAGCCCAGCAGCCATGGCTGCCTTCGACCTGGCCTGCTGCCACTGTCAGCTCTGGAAGACATCCCGACAGCTGCTGGATACAGCAGAGCGCAGGCTCAACAGCAGCCTGGAGGCTCGAG GAGTAAGAGTTGACCCTAAGGTTCCCCATTCTGAGGGGATCTGTGGATTTCCCATGGTATTACAACAGATCAACAAGATCCTGAATCATTCTGCCACTAATAAGGGCTCTGTCAAAACAG AAGCTGCTGGGGATGACCAAGTGTTTGCCAGCCCATTTGGTTGCTGCATCCAGGAAGTGCTCCTGTGTTGCCACCCAATACTGAGTGAAGAGAGCATCGCTGCTCGGCTCAGTCTAGCTCAACGTTTGGAGACCACCCTGCACATCCTAAGCACTGCTACAGATGGCACAG AGGGCAGTGTGGGCAGTGCCCTTCTGGCGCTACTGGTTGAACAGGCCAGTCTGAAGCAGTCAGATCTGGAAGCTCACCCTGTGCGCTCCAGCATGAAGCAGCTGCTTCGTTCTCTGGACCAGCTTTGCCCCTTGGAGCCAGACGGAGATCTTGCCAGACCAGATTATGTGCGCAGCTTCCTTGACTATGTCAACACACTAGCATCTGTGTTAGTGCGCAGCCTTGGTTCAGAAG ACCAGAGCAGTGAAGTGAAGCTTGGGAATCCACTACTGGTGTTGCTTCAAGCCCCATTTCAGCTTCTCTCCCACCTGCTATTTGATAGACAGGTGCCTCCTGACAG AGTGCTGTCCTTGCTGCAGCAGGAAGGGCTGCGACTGAGCGTTCAGCAGGTGATTGTCCAGAGATGCTGTGAGACTCTGCCTGTGTGGATCTCCTGTCCAGGTGATGAAAAAGACTCCTGTCAGGCCAAGAAAGATGACGGAGTGTTTGGTGTTGCCAGTTTGTCTGTCCTGCTCCAACAGCATGCCCAGGAGCACATGTCAACTCTGGCAATCACAGAGCCTCATTCTGACGTTAGCTCTGAGTCTGAGGCCTCAGGGGAAGACAACTCTGCTACACCCATGAACCTCTCCACCTCACCCACCAGCCTCTCCACCTCGCCACCATCTcattcatcctcctcctcctcaaactcTTTTCTCCTCACACCGTCGGCCCTGTCTTTCCTAAAGTCTCGCTCCCCTTTACTGGCCACAGTGGCATGTCTGAGTGCCTGCAAAGGAGAAACTGCCCGAACACAGTCCTCCGGATGGTCTGGCTATTTCCGTAGCGGCCGTAAAGAGATTGTCCTAGATGGAGAGCAGATTTCTCGTGAAGCAGATAACCTCCTGAAGGAGTTCCCGATTCTCCGGGCTTACCTTCACACCATGGCTGAACCAGTGCTGGGCACCCTGTTAAGTGAGGAAGGTTCTGCTGGACTAGGGGCGGTTGTCTGTGGGAAACCCCTTGTCAGTCTCTTGCTGTCTGGGCCTCAAGAAGAAGTTGCCCAGGCTGTGGCTGCTGAGGCCTTCCAGAAGGCTCTCTGCTCCAGAGACCTGGGCCAAGCCCTCAGTCTGCTGGAGCTGTATGGGCAAGGCTGCAGCCAGGAGGGGGCGCTAAGAGACCGCCTGCTTGCCTGTGCTGCCTTAGAAG ATGGAGATGAGGGCATAGGTCAGCTGTTCCGCGTACAGGATGCTAACCTGCGAGCCCGTGTTACCCTGCAGGCTCTGGAGCGCTGGCCTCTGTCAGCCTGCCTGGAGCTGCTCGAGTTCTGCCTCAATGACCCGAGCACAGAGACCTTGCTGAGAACAGACTTAGAGCTCAAGAAGAAAGAATTGGACATCTATCACTGG ATGTTGAATTTACAGCCTCCATTGCCCTGGGCTACTTGGCAGGAGCTGAGGACTGAGTCTAAGACAAACTCTGAGTCCATGTTATCGATGATGGTCGAGGCAAAA gagtTTGCTCTTTGTGCACAGTGGGTTGAGCTCTATCCTTTATCTGACCAGCTGAGACTGCAGCTACAGACTGAACATTTGCTTCATCTGCTGGAGaagggagagacagatgagGCTTTCCAG tTACTCGAGGGCCTCTCAGATTTTGTGGTCGGCCTAGACATTTGTGAGCGCGCTCTGGACCGGCGCCCTGGATTGGCTGCCTGCCACTTCCTGGCTGACTACCTTACTCTCCATTTCCAAAGGCAGGTGTCTCCAGCACGTCGACAACACATCCATGCCCTCCATCTGGGCTCCAAG GTGTTGCTGACTCTGCCCCCAGCGTCCAGGCAGGACTATTTCCCCCTGCTGTCGGAGCCCTTGCTGATGCTCGAGCAGCTGTTGATGAACCTAAAGGTGGACTGGGCAGACATGGCTGTGCGAACACTGCGCAGCCTCCTGGTTGGTCAGCAGGCTGGCTTCGGGGCCGAGGACATCGATAAGCTTCTGGCAGACTATGCCTGCAAGGCCCTCGACTTCTCCTGTGCCCCCAGAGAGCGAACTCGATCTG ACTCTGTAATCAGCCTCCAGGATGCGCTGATGCAGTGTCCTGCTCAAGACAGCAACTCCCTATCGTCCAATCGAATTGAATCTCCACCATCCTCTACAG GCAGCACCCCTACACACACCCCCTCCGCAAACagcacaaacagagagagggatcGGAGCTCAGCAGGGAGAAAACGCAGCTCGCCCGCCAAGTTCCAGCCTCCAGACCAACCCCCAGCCCGCAAAGACTGGGTCCCTGACACCCAGCAGCACGTGTGCATGGTCTGCCAGCGTGAGAGGTTCACCATG TTCAACAGACGACATCATTGTCGGAGATGTGGCCGCCTGGTTTGTCATGCGTGTTCAGAGCACAAGATGCCTGTTGAGGGCTGCCCAGGAGATGAAGTCAGAGTCTGTGACCAATGTTACGCCTACTTTCACCCAGA TTCAGACAACGAGCTGGAACCAGCTGAAG TGGCTGGAAGCCCTGTGGTCACAGAGGAAGCTCTAGATGGGATGCTGCATCTGCCTGAAGTAGTCCATCGACAGATCCAACTTAGCACAAACCCTGCAGAAAACCAGCTGCTGCGGAGCGAGTTCTACTATGAACAG GCTCCCAGTGCGTACCTCTGCGTGGCGGTCTTGTCTCTGCACAGTGACCAGACAGCCTGTGGTCATCAGCTCATCAGCCACTGCCGCTCTCTGTCTCGTAAGCTGACCAATCCAGAGGTGGACGCCTGCCTCCTCACCGACATCATGCGGCAGCTGCTGTTCAGTGCTAAGCTGATGTTTGTTAAGGTTGGCCGCAGCCAGGATCTCGCCTTATGTGACAG TTACATCAGCAAAGTAGATGTGCTTAAAATTCTAGTGACGGCCAATTACAAATATATTCCCTCTCTGGATGACATTCTGGAGACTTCTGCTGTCACACGTCTCCGTAACCAGCTGTTGGAAGCAGAGCACTACCAGCTAGCAGTGGAG GTGTCCACCAAGAGTGGCCTGGACCCTGGCGGCGTGTGGCAGGCATGGGGGATGGCATCTCTCAAGGCAGGGAACCTTTCAGGAGCAAGGGAGAAGTTTTCGCGCTGCCTGAAGGCTCCAGTGGACCGCAACCAGCTCAACCTGGGTCCCTTACTGCTGCAGGAGGTTGTCCAGCACCTGGAGACCAATGTACAACCCACTCTGGCCACG TCTATTGGTGAGGACATCTTGGCGTCCCTGCGGGAGCTGGAGGACGCCCTGTGCGAGGTTGGACCTGTGGATCGACCAGAGGgtcagacacagagcagcaacCTCCACCAGGAGTCTCTCTACTACTTGAACGCCTATGGCACTCACCTGGCACTGATCAGCTTCTACATGCGTCATGACTGCATGACAGAGGCCCTGACATACCTGTTTAACAAG GACTGCCCAGAGGAGGTGTTTCTAGAGGGAGTGCTGCAGCCCAGTCTGGAGCGGGGGCACCTTGGCATGCTGCAGGGGATACTGGAAAAACGTGACCCTGGCCTGGAAACATGCAGCCGCTACCTCATCGCTTCCTGCCAGTTCCTGCAGAGGCGGGGATACTACCACACTCTCTACCAGCTCCAGCAGTTCATGATG GATCATGTACGTGCGGCCATGACCTGTATCCGATTCTTCACACATGGAGCCAGTTCATACCTACAGCTGGGAGAACAGCAG CGCTGGTTGGTCAGAGCCAAAGAGCACCTGAGGACATACCTGCAGGAGCAGCAAGCCCGGGGTGCTGGGAGGAGAAAGTCTCAGGTCAACTCATTCAGGAAGACAATGTCGTCCAGTGACATTTCCAG GCACATGAACACAATTGAGCTTCAGCTGGAGGTGACCCGTTTCCTCCACCGCTGTGAGACTGCGGCTTCCTCCAAGGCTCCACAGACCAGTACACCTTCCTCTAAGTCCCCTGGATCCAGCTCACCACCTACACTCTTTGGAGGAAGTCCCATGAAAGTTGAGGTTGCCTGCAAG GTGATGCTTGGAGGAAAAAACATAGAAGAGGGTTTTGGCATTGCGTATAGAGTCATACAG GACTTCCAGCTGGAGGCACAGGCGGTCTACGTGCGGGCCGGCCAAAGGCTTGTCCGACAGAGGCAGTATGGAGCCGTACGGCAGCTGCTCAAATGTGTCGGTGAATCAGGCACCGCCACCAAAAACGACTGCGATGCCCTCATCCTCAGCTGTGTCTCCATTGCAGATAAGGGACCAGCTGAT GCCAAGGAGCTGGAAAGTCTCATTCTAGAGACCAAGAACACAGAAAGCAAG ATCAAAGCCTACCTGCTGTGCAGTAAACTGCGACCTGCGTACCTGCTGGCGGTGAAGCTGGAGCCGAGCCGAGCGGGCCCGTTCGTCCAGGACGTCCTTCAGGCAGCAGAGGGAGCACAGGACTCAGTGATGCAGAACATCTGTCGCCAGTGGCTGTCTGAACACCACAACAAGTCATCTCAGCAGCGCCAGGGCCGACCCAATGCCAGGTGA